From a single Fulvivirga ulvae genomic region:
- a CDS encoding nitroreductase family protein, producing the protein MSKTKTIDGYPFEEYTKETYSEAEVIERSRQFYQWMDKRRTVRDFSDKPIPREVIDNIILTASTAPSGAHKQPWTFCVVSNPDIKKEIREAAEKEEHESYNSRMSPEWLEDLKPLQTDWHKPFLETAPYLIIVFKKAYDLDNEGNKKNNYYVNESVGLAGGFLLAAIHHAGLVALTHTPSPMNFLTKLLNRPANERPVLLIPVGYPMEETYVPQLRRKSLDEVAVYYS; encoded by the coding sequence ATGTCAAAAACCAAAACTATCGACGGATATCCGTTTGAAGAGTACACCAAAGAAACCTACTCTGAGGCAGAGGTAATAGAGAGAAGCAGACAGTTTTACCAGTGGATGGACAAACGCCGGACTGTTCGTGATTTTTCTGATAAGCCTATACCCCGTGAAGTAATTGATAACATCATACTTACGGCATCGACAGCACCTTCAGGGGCACATAAACAACCGTGGACATTTTGTGTTGTATCTAATCCCGATATTAAAAAGGAAATCCGGGAAGCTGCGGAAAAAGAGGAGCATGAAAGCTATAACAGCAGGATGAGTCCTGAATGGCTGGAAGACCTCAAACCACTGCAAACCGACTGGCATAAGCCTTTTTTAGAGACTGCTCCCTATCTGATCATTGTATTTAAGAAAGCTTATGATCTTGATAACGAAGGCAATAAAAAGAACAACTACTATGTCAATGAATCGGTGGGATTAGCAGGGGGCTTTTTGCTCGCCGCCATTCACCATGCAGGCCTTGTAGCCTTAACACATACCCCCAGTCCGATGAATTTTTTAACAAAACTGCTTAACAGACCGGCTAATGAAAGGCCCGTGCTGCTTATTCCTGTAGGGTATCCTATGGAAGAGACGTATGTACCACAACTCAGGCGAAAATCATTGGATGAGGTGGCAGTTTACTATTCGTAA